From one Bacteroidota bacterium genomic stretch:
- a CDS encoding T9SS type A sorting domain-containing protein, with amino-acid sequence MKKIFVLFSFSFIISFTKAQNDTVIFTQLGHFYYDTSLQWSAYTPLIDRMGRNYVYTASVDLGEVTFDVSNVMNPMPVCTLTVANLNNLKATYLAQVNNYLFIACGGFQGSTQRAGLSIYDVTNPLIPVLKDHWDSSAFTHGCAHVVVSGNYAYLGCMTDGVVILNISNVNNIQFVTRFQPSLISCSQANNSRGLFISHDTLLVTNDCGGLRVISVANPAAPVELGAYSNAAAYSPGMPAYNKVLRLGDHAYIPVDYCGFEIDNVANPSAIVNEGVWNPIPCNNFNWFGADVHANEIVSTLPTANVIMCSGGDSQVLAFDPTQTSPPRLMGEWGVPNDSLIAWGVDEYNGLVCAAYVRDVIQIFQPYYGKWGGIQLLNWTLVTGENENYFHTEELRIFPNPSSASCTIALPQTIDETFTIDVIDVMGRIVKTQTVNANVNGRNATIDLSDVCAGLYTIRVTGAHAMCAGRIVKAAD; translated from the coding sequence ATGAAAAAAATTTTCGTCCTGTTTTCTTTTTCATTCATCATTTCATTTACAAAAGCGCAGAATGACACAGTGATCTTCACACAACTCGGGCATTTTTATTACGATACTTCGCTGCAATGGTCGGCGTACACTCCACTCATCGACAGGATGGGACGCAATTATGTTTACACGGCATCGGTTGATCTCGGCGAAGTGACGTTTGATGTGAGCAACGTGATGAACCCGATGCCCGTATGTACGCTTACTGTTGCCAATCTGAATAATCTGAAAGCAACTTATCTCGCGCAGGTGAATAATTATCTTTTTATTGCATGCGGAGGATTCCAGGGTTCAACGCAACGCGCCGGACTTTCAATTTACGATGTGACCAATCCGCTTATTCCTGTGTTGAAAGATCACTGGGATTCTTCCGCATTCACGCACGGGTGCGCGCATGTAGTAGTTTCCGGAAATTACGCGTATCTCGGTTGTATGACTGATGGTGTTGTTATTCTGAATATTTCGAACGTAAATAATATTCAATTCGTCACACGATTTCAACCTTCTCTTATTTCCTGTTCGCAAGCGAATAATTCCAGAGGACTTTTCATCAGTCACGATACATTGCTCGTCACAAATGATTGCGGTGGCCTGCGCGTGATCAGCGTTGCAAATCCCGCTGCTCCTGTAGAACTCGGCGCTTATTCAAATGCTGCAGCTTATAGCCCGGGAATGCCGGCGTACAATAAAGTTTTGCGATTGGGTGATCACGCTTATATCCCTGTTGATTATTGCGGATTCGAAATTGATAATGTGGCCAATCCTTCTGCTATTGTAAATGAAGGTGTGTGGAATCCTATTCCGTGCAATAATTTTAACTGGTTCGGCGCCGATGTTCACGCGAACGAAATTGTTTCCACTTTACCAACGGCGAATGTGATCATGTGTTCGGGTGGAGATTCACAGGTTCTTGCATTCGATCCGACACAAACTTCGCCTCCGCGGCTGATGGGTGAATGGGGAGTTCCGAATGATAGTCTTATTGCGTGGGGTGTTGATGAATACAATGGACTCGTGTGCGCCGCATACGTGCGCGACGTGATCCAGATTTTTCAACCCTATTATGGAAAGTGGGGCGGCATACAATTGCTGAACTGGACTCTTGTAACCGGGGAAAATGAAAATTATTTTCATACCGAAGAGCTCCGAATTTTCCCGAACCCGTCTTCAGCAAGTTGTACTATAGCACTACCTCAAACAATAGACGAAACATTCACGATAGACGTGATCGATGTGATGGGAAGAATAGTGAAAACGCAAACGGTGAATGCGAATGTGAACGGAAGAAATGCAACGATCGATCTTTCGGATGTATGTGCAGGCCTATACACGATACGCGTAACGGGCGCGCATGCGATGTGTGCGGGGAGAATTGTAAAAGCCGCGGATTAA
- a CDS encoding LD-carboxypeptidase, whose protein sequence is MSNFNRRKFLRNAALASAAMLTSKANAEPMKLLRMDTSAILPPRLKKGDTIALTAPAGAIFVEDSIDKATTALEGAGFKVKHCPTLYQKYGYLAGPDDFRAKELNELFADTSVQGIVAMRGGWGCARLLNLLDYDVIRKNPKVFSGFSDITTLLLAIYARTGMITFHGPVGNSSWGDFTLNNFLSIVVEGEALLMQQPKEDPLTVHSPGTATGILLGGNLSVLCSNIGTGYLPDLNSALLFLEETEEEPYQIDRMLTQLSIAGTLMRAKGIIFGKCTKCDAEEPEKSFTTDEVLREKFADFLSPVVQNFSFGHVKDKFTFPVGAIATLDTVNSSVQLEHVCVK, encoded by the coding sequence ATGAGCAACTTCAACCGGAGAAAATTCCTGCGCAACGCGGCACTCGCTTCCGCAGCTATGCTCACCTCAAAAGCGAATGCAGAGCCGATGAAATTATTGCGCATGGATACCAGTGCAATTCTTCCACCGCGATTGAAAAAAGGAGATACCATTGCACTCACCGCGCCCGCAGGTGCGATCTTCGTGGAAGATTCCATTGACAAAGCAACAACTGCTCTCGAAGGCGCAGGATTTAAAGTGAAACATTGTCCCACACTTTACCAGAAATATGGTTACCTCGCCGGGCCGGATGATTTCCGCGCAAAAGAACTGAACGAACTTTTTGCTGATACAAGTGTGCAGGGAATAGTTGCGATGCGCGGAGGATGGGGATGCGCACGGTTGCTGAACCTGCTCGATTATGATGTGATCCGGAAAAATCCAAAAGTTTTTTCCGGCTTCAGCGATATCACAACGTTGCTACTTGCCATTTACGCGCGCACGGGTATGATCACTTTTCACGGGCCCGTTGGAAATTCCTCCTGGGGCGATTTCACTCTGAATAATTTTCTGAGCATCGTTGTAGAAGGAGAAGCATTGCTCATGCAACAACCGAAAGAAGATCCTCTAACCGTACATTCGCCGGGAACAGCAACAGGAATTTTACTCGGTGGAAATTTATCGGTGCTGTGCAGCAACATCGGTACCGGTTATTTGCCCGATCTGAATTCAGCGCTTTTATTTCTCGAAGAGACTGAAGAAGAACCGTACCAGATCGATCGCATGCTCACCCAACTTTCCATTGCGGGCACACTCATGCGCGCGAAAGGAATTATTTTCGGAAAATGTACGAAGTGCGATGCGGAAGAACCTGAAAAATCTTTTACGACGGATGAAGTGCTTCGGGAAAAATTCGCTGATTTTCTTTCACCCGTTGTGCAGAATTTCAGTTTCGGCCACGTGAAAGATAAATTCACATTCCCGGTAGGAGCGATTGCTACACTCGATACGGTGAACTCTTCTGTTCAACTGGAACATGTTTGTGTAAAATAA
- a CDS encoding OmpA family protein codes for MQLRHVLPALFIAVSFMNCVPQNKYNAEVARREKAESDLADTKKKADDFESKSNELDQQLTECKKQLMLLQNDTLGCGMRYRLLSSQYDQLTANYELLLKQNKELMNRQTSENTALVGKLNMTQEQLIAKEDSLKRMQTNLYAQKHSLDSLNAELAKREMRVQELQHALDAKDSAIAAINKKVKDALLSFEGKGLTVTQKDGKVYVSMEDKLLFASGSTVVQPDGVKALKSLAKVLEQNSDINIMVEGHTDDNAFHGTGDMKDNWDLSVMRATAVTKILLANGNIDPKRITAAGRGEFFPVDPAKTDAARAKNRRTEIILTPKLDELFKVLDSGSH; via the coding sequence ATGCAGCTTCGCCACGTACTTCCCGCATTATTCATTGCCGTTTCATTCATGAACTGCGTTCCGCAGAATAAATACAATGCGGAAGTTGCGCGCCGTGAAAAAGCGGAAAGCGATCTTGCCGATACGAAAAAGAAAGCCGATGATTTCGAAAGCAAAAGCAACGAACTTGATCAGCAACTTACCGAATGCAAAAAACAACTGATGCTCCTGCAGAACGACACGCTCGGTTGCGGAATGCGGTATCGCCTGCTCAGCAGCCAGTACGATCAGCTCACTGCAAATTATGAATTGCTGCTCAAGCAGAATAAAGAACTCATGAACCGCCAGACGAGCGAAAACACGGCGCTCGTGGGAAAACTCAACATGACGCAGGAACAACTCATCGCGAAAGAAGATTCACTCAAACGAATGCAGACAAATTTGTACGCGCAGAAACATTCACTCGATTCACTCAACGCCGAACTGGCAAAACGCGAAATGCGCGTGCAGGAATTGCAGCACGCACTCGATGCAAAAGATTCCGCGATCGCAGCGATCAATAAAAAAGTGAAAGACGCACTGCTCAGCTTCGAAGGAAAAGGATTGACCGTAACGCAGAAGGACGGAAAGGTTTATGTGTCAATGGAAGATAAACTTCTTTTCGCTTCGGGTAGTACTGTAGTACAACCCGATGGAGTAAAGGCGCTCAAGTCGCTGGCGAAAGTACTTGAACAGAATTCCGATATCAACATCATGGTGGAAGGACATACGGATGATAATGCATTCCACGGAACAGGCGACATGAAAGATAACTGGGATCTGAGCGTGATGCGTGCCACGGCGGTCACAAAAATCCTTCTCGCCAATGGAAATATCGATCCGAAAAGAATTACCGCTGCAGGACGCGGAGAATTTTTTCCTGTGGATCCTGCCAAAACAGATGCAGCCCGTGCCAAGAACCGCCGCACAGAAATTATTCTTACACCAAAACTGGATGAACTTTTCAAAGTGCTGGATTCCGGTTCGCATTAA
- a CDS encoding isoprenylcysteine carboxylmethyltransferase family protein, with protein sequence MLHYVINGFLLLFVGTELLLMFLKKSKSSEVKFEKDKSSMTLLWIVIVISIVGGNIAARNFQYQNYLVNIIYAGMGILLFGMIFRLIAIYHLGKEFTVDVVIGKNHVLHDTGMYKYLRHPSYLGLLLEFGGMSMLFNSWVAIPVIVIPILIGLMYRMKIEEEALCESLGDPYRNYMKRTKRIIPGIY encoded by the coding sequence ATGCTGCACTATGTGATCAACGGATTTCTCCTGCTCTTCGTAGGAACTGAACTGCTGCTGATGTTCCTGAAAAAATCAAAATCGTCGGAAGTAAAATTCGAAAAAGATAAATCTTCCATGACCCTGCTCTGGATCGTGATCGTGATCTCGATTGTGGGTGGAAATATTGCCGCCCGGAATTTTCAATACCAGAATTATCTTGTAAATATTATTTACGCCGGGATGGGAATTCTACTTTTCGGAATGATCTTTCGTTTAATCGCCATTTACCATCTCGGAAAAGAATTTACGGTGGATGTGGTGATCGGCAAAAATCATGTGCTGCACGACACGGGAATGTATAAATATCTTCGTCACCCGAGCTATCTCGGATTATTGCTGGAATTCGGGGGAATGAGTATGTTGTTCAATAGTTGGGTTGCAATTCCGGTTATAGTTATTCCGATTTTGATCGGACTGATGTATCGAATGAAAATCGAAGAAGAAGCTTTGTGCGAATCGCTCGGAGATCCTTACAGGAATTACATGAAACGCACGAAGAGAATTATTCCGGGTATTTACTGA
- the hemC gene encoding hydroxymethylbilane synthase, whose product MKRKIIIASRGSELALWQANFVRDELKKTGVDSEIKIYKTQGDVVQDIGFDKMEGKGFFTKEIEDALLKKEADLAVHSHKDLPTASASGLKVAAVSYREDPEELLLIRKEAFDVKRKFHFKKNATVGTSSARRKAQLLAFRPDVQLKDLRGNVPTRLNKLKEGKYDAILLAAAGVERLKLDLGDLVVEKPASNEFVPAPAQGVLALQTRADDAGLIVMLEKINHPDVAECIEVERKILELFEGGCHMPLGAYCVKEEETFRIWTAMAEEWNTPLKVLFTETTKPGTIAEKIVAKLKNIRTGKIFISRDQREDDFFFQVLCANGCSVEGKALVEFRRVEIKKLPETDWIFFSSKQAVWNFFKQVQMKPGTKIGAVGKATSEELRRFNLRADFIGGGNDTRSTARQFAAAAGRSKVLFPQAKGSVRSIQQQMPAAQVIDLIVYETIKRPADNISPADVLVFTSPSNVEAYLEKNKISKEQKIVAMGHATATTLKEKNFHSFYSPASFDDAGLTQSVFNALSEK is encoded by the coding sequence TTGAAACGAAAAATAATTATTGCCTCTCGTGGAAGTGAACTTGCTTTGTGGCAGGCAAATTTTGTGCGCGATGAATTGAAGAAGACCGGTGTCGATTCAGAAATAAAAATCTATAAAACACAGGGCGATGTTGTGCAGGATATCGGTTTCGATAAAATGGAAGGGAAAGGATTTTTCACAAAAGAGATCGAAGATGCATTATTGAAAAAAGAAGCCGATCTCGCTGTCCATTCACATAAAGATCTTCCAACAGCATCTGCTTCCGGGCTTAAAGTCGCCGCCGTTTCTTATCGTGAAGATCCGGAAGAATTACTGCTGATCAGGAAAGAAGCATTCGATGTAAAAAGAAAATTTCATTTTAAAAAAAATGCAACCGTCGGCACTTCTTCTGCAAGAAGAAAAGCGCAATTGCTTGCATTCCGCCCCGATGTTCAATTGAAAGATCTGCGCGGAAATGTTCCCACGCGATTGAATAAACTCAAAGAAGGAAAATACGATGCGATCTTACTCGCTGCTGCCGGCGTAGAACGATTGAAGCTGGACCTCGGAGATCTTGTGGTTGAAAAACCGGCATCGAACGAATTCGTTCCTGCACCTGCGCAGGGCGTGCTCGCATTGCAAACGCGCGCGGATGATGCAGGACTCATAGTGATGCTTGAAAAAATAAATCATCCCGATGTTGCCGAATGCATTGAAGTGGAACGGAAAATTCTTGAACTCTTCGAAGGCGGGTGCCACATGCCGCTCGGCGCTTATTGTGTGAAGGAAGAAGAAACTTTCCGCATCTGGACCGCTATGGCCGAAGAATGGAATACACCGCTGAAAGTTTTATTTACTGAAACAACAAAGCCGGGAACCATTGCAGAAAAAATTGTTGCGAAACTGAAAAACATACGGACGGGAAAAATATTTATTTCGCGTGATCAGCGCGAAGATGATTTTTTCTTTCAGGTGTTGTGTGCGAACGGTTGTTCTGTCGAAGGGAAAGCACTGGTCGAATTCAGGAGGGTGGAAATAAAAAAACTTCCGGAAACCGACTGGATATTTTTTTCAAGCAAACAGGCGGTGTGGAATTTTTTCAAACAGGTGCAAATGAAACCCGGAACGAAGATCGGTGCGGTGGGAAAAGCAACTTCGGAAGAATTGCGTCGTTTCAACCTGCGCGCCGATTTCATTGGAGGGGGAAACGATACGAGAAGTACGGCGCGTCAATTTGCAGCAGCAGCGGGAAGAAGTAAAGTTCTTTTTCCACAGGCGAAAGGAAGTGTGCGTTCTATTCAGCAACAAATGCCGGCTGCACAAGTGATCGATCTCATCGTGTATGAAACCATAAAACGCCCGGCAGATAATATTTCTCCCGCAGATGTTCTCGTTTTCACCAGCCCGTCAAACGTGGAAGCGTATCTCGAAAAAAATAAGATCAGCAAGGAACAGAAGATCGTTGCCATGGGTCATGCAACCGCGACCACACTGAAAGAAAAAAATTTCCATTCCTTTTATTCTCCGGCTTCCTTCGACGATGCAGGACTTACCCAATCTGTTTTCAACGCTTTATCTGAAAAATAA
- a CDS encoding tetratricopeptide repeat protein: protein MKSFFRNIFCAELIFLMCAHLYAQHVNDSLGRLILKDAEDTSKVVHLNKLAWLLRSSAPDSAMQLAMKAQMLAVKLNFDKGDADAYNTIGVIHYRKGEYAQAASAHFSALNIREMIGDKQGVAFSYINLGNVFSDEGSDSIALDNYQHASEMLSSIGDEKKIPIVYLDICSIYLAEKNYKDGLTYALRARDAAVRAQDSTVLAEACNNLGVVFDGRENFAAAMEQFTTAWKISEALDDKMSMTDNAMNIGNVFREQHDITHALEWHFKAENIGRSISYLEALRELYDDLSKDYIAKKNFEEAYVYQVRFKELSDSLFNDENTSALNSITEKWDNDRKEKDLLQKQKADFDRKFSAMRLEQDTWIIAGGTLFALIFFGIIFTLRRKLKNAQLIILSKEDGINTE from the coding sequence ATGAAATCTTTTTTCAGAAATATTTTCTGTGCAGAACTGATCTTTCTCATGTGTGCACATCTGTATGCGCAACACGTGAATGACAGTCTCGGCAGACTTATTCTCAAAGACGCCGAGGATACAAGTAAAGTTGTGCATCTCAATAAACTTGCATGGCTCCTTCGAAGCAGCGCTCCTGATTCTGCCATGCAACTTGCAATGAAAGCACAAATGCTGGCGGTGAAACTGAATTTCGATAAAGGCGATGCTGATGCTTACAATACGATCGGCGTGATCCATTACCGCAAAGGCGAATATGCGCAGGCGGCGAGTGCACATTTCAGCGCGCTCAACATCCGTGAAATGATCGGTGATAAACAAGGTGTCGCTTTCAGTTACATCAATCTTGGCAATGTATTCAGCGATGAAGGCAGTGATTCTATAGCATTGGATAATTACCAGCATGCGTCAGAAATGCTTTCTTCCATTGGCGATGAGAAAAAAATTCCGATCGTTTATCTCGATATCTGTTCCATTTATCTTGCGGAAAAAAATTACAAAGACGGCCTCACGTATGCGTTGCGTGCACGCGATGCGGCTGTGCGCGCGCAGGACAGCACCGTGCTTGCAGAAGCGTGCAATAATCTCGGCGTTGTTTTTGACGGAAGAGAAAATTTCGCTGCGGCAATGGAACAATTCACAACAGCATGGAAGATCAGTGAAGCGCTCGATGATAAAATGAGCATGACCGATAACGCGATGAACATTGGAAATGTTTTCCGCGAGCAACACGATATTACCCATGCGCTCGAATGGCATTTCAAAGCAGAAAACATCGGGCGCTCCATTAGCTACCTCGAAGCGCTGCGCGAATTGTATGATGATCTTTCGAAAGACTACATCGCGAAAAAAAATTTCGAGGAAGCTTATGTTTACCAGGTGCGCTTCAAAGAACTGAGCGATTCTCTTTTCAACGACGAAAATACTTCTGCATTGAATTCCATCACGGAAAAATGGGACAACGACCGGAAAGAAAAAGATCTTCTTCAGAAACAGAAAGCGGATTTCGACCGGAAATTTTCTGCCATGAGATTAGAACAGGATACGTGGATCATTGCCGGCGGAACGCTCTTTGCACTGATTTTTTTCGGAATTATTTTTACACTGAGAAGAAAACTGAAAAATGCGCAACTCATTATCCTATCGAAGGAAGATGGCATTAACACAGAGTAG
- the radA gene encoding DNA repair protein RadA: protein MAKIKSSFFCQNCGAQSAKWIGKCPSCGEWNTYVEEIVQKSGNTQTSGFGSRSTQRIPKPVKLSEITAGEEKRIPIYDKELSRVLGGGLVPGSLVLFGGEPGIGKSTLMLQLATNVNGLRVMYVSGEESEEQIKMRAERIGIKNPDCFILTETNTQNIFQQIAQVEPQMIVIDSIQTLHTAHIESSPGSVSQVRECAAEMMRFAKESNVPVFLIGHITKEGSLAGPKVLEHMVDTVLQFEGDRNHVYRLLRTTKNRFGSTNELGIYEMQGSGLREVNNPSEILITSRDENVSGISIAVLMEGLRPMLIETQALVSSAAYGTPQRSSTGFDLRRLSMLLAVLEKRCGFRLGAKDVFLNIAGGLRVEDPGIDLAVVCAVLSSNADIPVPSGICFAAEVGLSGEIRPVNRVDQRIAEAEKLGFKEIYISKYHKGIKSDSFKIKLNRVGKMEEVFAGLFG from the coding sequence GTGGCTAAAATAAAATCTTCTTTCTTCTGCCAGAACTGCGGAGCGCAATCTGCAAAGTGGATCGGCAAATGTCCTTCGTGCGGAGAATGGAATACGTACGTGGAAGAAATTGTACAGAAGAGCGGCAACACACAAACATCCGGATTCGGTTCGCGCTCTACTCAACGCATACCTAAACCGGTGAAACTGTCGGAGATCACTGCCGGCGAAGAAAAAAGAATTCCTATTTACGATAAAGAACTTTCGCGCGTGCTCGGCGGCGGACTTGTTCCGGGTTCACTTGTTTTATTCGGTGGAGAACCGGGCATCGGAAAATCAACGCTCATGTTACAACTTGCCACGAATGTGAATGGATTGCGCGTGATGTATGTTTCGGGCGAAGAAAGTGAGGAACAAATAAAAATGCGCGCAGAAAGAATAGGAATAAAAAACCCGGATTGTTTTATTCTCACAGAAACAAATACGCAGAATATTTTTCAGCAGATCGCGCAGGTGGAGCCGCAGATGATCGTCATCGATTCCATCCAGACTTTACACACGGCGCATATTGAATCGTCGCCCGGGAGTGTGTCGCAGGTGCGCGAGTGCGCGGCCGAGATGATGCGCTTCGCAAAAGAATCGAACGTTCCTGTTTTTCTCATTGGCCACATCACCAAAGAAGGTTCGCTCGCCGGGCCGAAAGTTCTGGAACACATGGTGGACACTGTTCTGCAATTTGAAGGCGACCGCAATCATGTTTACCGTTTATTGCGCACTACAAAAAATCGTTTCGGATCAACAAATGAACTCGGCATTTATGAAATGCAGGGAAGTGGTTTGCGTGAAGTGAATAATCCTTCCGAAATTTTAATTACATCGCGCGATGAAAATGTGAGCGGAATTTCCATTGCAGTTTTAATGGAAGGATTGCGGCCCATGCTCATCGAAACACAGGCGCTCGTGAGTTCGGCGGCGTACGGAACTCCGCAGCGATCTTCAACAGGATTCGATTTAAGAAGATTATCGATGCTGCTTGCGGTGCTTGAAAAAAGATGCGGATTCCGCCTCGGTGCAAAAGATGTTTTTCTGAATATCGCAGGAGGATTGCGCGTGGAAGATCCGGGAATAGATCTTGCAGTGGTATGCGCCGTACTTTCTTCGAACGCAGATATTCCGGTTCCATCGGGAATTTGTTTTGCGGCGGAAGTAGGATTGAGCGGAGAGATTCGCCCTGTCAATCGCGTTGATCAGCGCATTGCCGAAGCAGAAAAATTAGGATTCAAAGAAATTTATATTTCAAAATATCATAAAGGAATAAAAAGCGATTCATTTAAAATAAAATTGAATCGTGTTGGAAAGATGGAGGAAGTGTTTGCGGGATTGTTCGGGTAG
- the hemB gene encoding porphobilinogen synthase, whose translation MNQRPRRTRKNSIIRELVAETRLSREQFIYPYFVTHGKKIKHGIDAMPGINHFSIDLLLKDVEAGMKNGINKILLFGVGEKKTKDGSSAHHDHSIVADAVRELKKNFGQDIYVITDVCVCAYTTHGHCGILHDGYVENDPSVELLSKMALAHAQAGADMVAPSDMMDGRVGAIRKKLDENKFVNTAIMSYAAKFASAYYGPFREAADSSPQSGDRKSYQMDPRNGNEALREALLDADEGADIIMVKPALAYLDVIRRVKEKILLPVACYNVSGEYSMVKAAAAKGWIDEQKTVMENMTAFARAGADIIITYHARDIVEKEWI comes from the coding sequence ATGAACCAGCGACCACGACGCACCAGAAAAAATTCCATCATCAGGGAACTCGTTGCTGAAACACGCCTCAGCAGGGAACAATTCATCTATCCCTATTTCGTTACGCACGGAAAAAAAATAAAGCACGGCATTGATGCTATGCCGGGAATAAATCATTTTTCCATCGACCTGCTTTTGAAAGACGTGGAAGCGGGAATGAAAAACGGGATCAATAAAATTCTCCTCTTCGGTGTTGGCGAGAAAAAGACGAAAGACGGAAGTTCGGCGCATCACGATCATTCCATAGTTGCAGATGCGGTGCGCGAACTGAAAAAAAATTTCGGTCAAGATATTTACGTCATCACGGATGTATGCGTGTGCGCGTACACGACTCACGGCCATTGCGGAATTCTTCATGACGGTTATGTCGAGAATGATCCCTCAGTAGAATTACTTTCGAAGATGGCACTCGCGCATGCACAGGCGGGTGCGGATATGGTCGCGCCTTCCGACATGATGGATGGGCGCGTGGGCGCGATCCGGAAAAAATTAGATGAGAATAAATTCGTGAATACGGCGATCATGTCTTACGCTGCAAAATTTGCTTCAGCGTATTATGGCCCGTTCCGTGAAGCTGCTGATTCATCTCCGCAATCCGGTGACAGGAAATCCTATCAAATGGATCCGCGAAACGGAAATGAAGCTTTGCGTGAAGCATTGCTCGACGCGGATGAAGGTGCTGATATCATTATGGTAAAACCGGCACTCGCTTATCTCGATGTCATTCGCCGTGTTAAAGAAAAAATTCTTCTTCCCGTTGCGTGCTACAATGTTTCGGGCGAATACAGCATGGTAAAAGCGGCCGCAGCGAAAGGATGGATCGATGAACAGAAAACAGTGATGGAAAACATGACGGCCTTTGCGCGCGCAGGAGCAGACATCATCATCACCTATCACGCGAGAGATATTGTGGAGAAGGAATGGATTTGA
- the hemA gene encoding glutamyl-tRNA reductase, with protein sequence MNTHIIAITHRNFSPGEIGAFHLGDDRRVQVLNELKIVLGIQELLYLSTCNRVEFIFISEQEVNEKFVRKFFTAFPVKTVSLTTRAISSAEIYSGDEALRHIFSVASSIDSMVVGEREIITQVRNAFEEAKDSGISGDSIRLLIGKTIETAKKVYTDTAIARNPVSVVSLAYRKMRELKVNLDSRFILIGSGVTNTAMARYLKKHGYSKFVIFNRTLENAAKLAEEISAESFSLNDIFNYKKGFDVIVTCTASNDVVITREIYHALNNGETAKKLVIDLAVPNDLDPRITEDYQVNLIAVNNLQQVAKENLEERGKEMENCRGIIEESILEFHREMRQRQVEIAMAAVPQKVKEIRDTAVNSVFAKEIAQLDEESKKILEQVLNYVEKKYVSVPMKMAREILIEETENK encoded by the coding sequence ATGAATACACATATCATTGCTATTACGCACAGAAATTTCAGCCCCGGGGAGATCGGGGCATTTCATCTTGGGGACGATCGTCGCGTCCAGGTATTGAATGAACTGAAAATAGTTCTCGGCATTCAGGAATTATTGTATCTCTCCACCTGCAATCGCGTGGAATTTATTTTTATTTCAGAGCAGGAAGTGAATGAAAAGTTTGTCCGGAAATTTTTCACTGCGTTCCCTGTTAAAACCGTTTCATTAACCACACGTGCTATTTCATCGGCCGAAATTTATTCCGGTGATGAAGCCCTCCGCCATATTTTCTCCGTCGCTTCTTCCATCGATTCGATGGTGGTGGGTGAACGCGAGATCATCACTCAGGTAAGAAATGCATTTGAAGAAGCGAAAGATTCCGGAATTTCCGGCGATTCGATCCGGTTACTCATTGGCAAAACCATTGAGACTGCTAAAAAAGTTTATACCGATACGGCCATCGCACGCAATCCTGTTTCTGTTGTTTCACTCGCTTACCGTAAAATGCGCGAACTGAAAGTGAATCTCGATTCGCGGTTCATTCTCATCGGAAGTGGTGTTACGAATACGGCAATGGCGCGTTACCTGAAAAAACACGGCTACTCGAAATTCGTGATCTTCAATCGCACATTAGAAAATGCGGCGAAACTTGCAGAAGAAATTTCTGCCGAATCGTTTTCGCTGAATGATATTTTCAATTACAAAAAAGGTTTCGATGTGATCGTTACTTGCACTGCTTCGAATGATGTGGTGATTACGCGCGAGATCTATCACGCACTGAACAATGGCGAAACCGCGAAGAAATTAGTTATTGATCTTGCTGTTCCTAACGATCTTGATCCGCGCATCACTGAAGATTACCAGGTGAATCTCATTGCTGTGAATAATCTGCAGCAGGTTGCAAAAGAAAATCTGGAGGAGCGCGGGAAAGAAATGGAAAATTGCCGGGGCATCATTGAAGAAAGTATTCTTGAATTTCACCGGGAAATGCGGCAGCGTCAGGTGGAGATCGCTATGGCGGCTGTTCCTCAGAAGGTAAAAGAGATTCGCGATACCGCTGTGAATTCCGTTTTTGCAAAAGAGATCGCGCAACTCGATGAGGAATCGAAAAAAATACTCGAACAGGTTCTGAACTACGTGGAGAAAAAATATGTAAGTGTTCCGATGAAAATGGCGAGAGAGATACTTATTGAAGAAACTGAAAATAAATAA